The Pelagicoccus sp. SDUM812003 genome segment CAGAGACGAAGGCTTCAACCCCGTCGACCTTGGCAGCGATGCCGCCGCCGCAGGTCTGACCTCACGCGGCAACACCGACCAATGGATCGACCGAGCCCAACGCGGCGTGCTGCCTACCGTATACTTCAGCTTCGACTCCGCCACCATCAGCCCGGATGAACGCGGCAAGGTCAATCAGGCCGCTGAATACCTTCGCAACAATCCCGGCTCCAACCTGGTGCTGGAAGGCCATTGCGACTGGCGCGGCACCACCGAGTACAACCTGGCCCTCGGAGATCGCAGAGCGAAAGCGGTGCAGAACTATCTGGCCACGCTCGGCATCTCCGAATCCCGCTTGCAAACCCTCTCCCAAGGCGACCTTCAAGCTACCGAAGGCGCCAGCTCCGCTCAGATGACACAGGAGCGAAAGGTGGAGTTGCTGGTGGTCGACTAGCCCCCCTCCAAAAGCTAACTTTCGAATCGAGCCTCGCCACTTCCATTGGCGAGGCTTCGTTGTTTTCGCCCCCTCCGTCCACCTGTCCTGACGCTGTGAATACCGATCAAAAAAACGCGGAGTAAACCGTTGGCATAAGCTGTGCTTTCGGCGCTCAAAAGAGAATTGAAGAGTTCTCTTTTCCGTAACCATCCAACTGCGCCTATTGTTTGCTATTCTGAAAGACACTCTATTACTTTCCCCACTTCGAGACCCTGATAGTGAATCAACTCTTGCTAGCAGCACAGTCTCCAACGGCATAACCAACTAGTCACATGAAAAAGAGATCGATCGCAGCTGCCAAAAAGGCGGCGAAGAAGGCTGTAAAGAAAGCTACTAAAACGACTGCAACGAAGGCAGTAGCCACCAAGGCGACCGCCAAGAAAGCGACCACGAAAGTCGCAGCCAAGAAGGTCGCAGCCAAGAAGGCTGTCAAAAAGACCGCGGCGAAGAAAGCGGCTCCCAAGAAGACGACCGCAAGCCCGGCCGCGAGCAAAACCGCCATCGTGGCCAAAATCGATATCGGCTTCGGCAATACTCTTTTCCTGCGAGGCGACGCCCCTGGCCTATCCTGGTCGCAAGGCGTGCCAATGGACTGCAGCGGCGACAGCTGGACCATCTCCATGGCAGGCGTGACCGAGCCCTTCGAGTTCAAGGTGCTGATCAACGACAGCTTCTGGAGCGCTGGATACAACCACAGCGCGGAGCCGGGAGGCACCACCACCGTCTTCCCCCAGTTCTAAGTCCATTTTTTGGATACGGCGGATAGAAGCTCCTCTTCCATCCGCAAACCATCCTCAAAGGGCGTCCCTCCATACAGGAACGCCAGCACCTACACAGTATCCATATTCCCCCTACTACGAGGGTGAAACTCGTCGTGGGCGCTCCTCACACGCTCCGATTCGACGCTGGTGTAGATCTGCGTCGTCGATATGTCCGCGTGTCCCAGCAATTCCTGGATCACGCGCAGGTCAGCCCCGCCGGACAGGAGGTGCGTGGCGAAGGAATGCCGCAGCATGTGCGGTTTGACGGGCTTGTCGATCCCGGCCAGCGATGCGTATTTCCTGATCAAGACCCAGATCGTCTTGCGAGATATCGCCGACCCGCGAGAGCTGATAAAGACCGAGCTCCCGGTCTTGGCGCGAACCAATTGCGGGCGCCCCACTTCCAAGTAGCGCTCGAGCGCGGCAATCGCCTTTCGTCCGATCGGACACACTCGCTCCTTCGATCCTTTTCCAAACACCTTCAAGGCCCCGATCTCCAAATCCATCTGCTGCAGCTGCAAGCCCGTCAGCTCGGATACTCGCAATCCCGAGGAGTAAAACAGCTCGAGAATGGCCACGTCCCTCAGCCCTTGAGGCGTTGTCTCATCAGGAGCCGAAATAAGCCGCTCCACTTCCTGGATACTCAGCGTGTACGGAGCCTTCCTTCTCAGAGAAGGACCGCTCACGATTTCCGTAAACGATTTTCGGATACATCCATCCCGCAGCAGAAACGCGTCCAGAGAGCGGAGCGAGCTCAGCTTGCGACAGAGGCTAGCGTTTGAGTAGTCCGCTTCGCTTAGCGAGTAGATCCAATCGGAAACGTGACCTGCCGAGACCTCTTTCCAAGACCTCACCTTCCGAGCCTCCATCAGAAAGAGGCGAAACTGCTCGAGGTCGACCTGGTAGTTCGAAAGGGTGTTTTCGGAGAGCCCCTTCTCAAGGGTTAGAAAAGCGAGAAAGGCGTCGAGCTCGTCTTGCAGTTGAGAGGCCATGCGACAGTCACGCTAGCGGCCCTGCCAGCCCTTTGACGAGCTAATTACTTGCGACGGCGCGGGCCGAAGGAGCGGATCGGCGCGTTGCGGTTCTGGGCCGCGTTGCGCAAGCGATAGACGATGCGAGCCTTGTCCAAATCGTATGGGCTCATCTCCATCTTCACCAGATCACCCGCCGTAATCTTGATAAAATGCTTACGAAGCTTTCCAGAAATGTGAGCAAGAACCTGATGCCCATTTTCCAGTTCAACACGGAACATGGTTCCGGGCAGCACTTGGACAATCTTGCCTTCTACTTGGATTACATCGTCAGCCATATATAGTGGTAAAGGATCTAGCTACTCCGGCTAGGGCGGTGAACATGAAAGCGTCGTTCCTTTCATATCCTTGCTATTAGTCAAGAGTAAACATAGGCCTCCATAGTCAACGCGAACCGATGAATAATCCCGTCAAAGCCGCACCGGAGTGCCCTTTTCAGAAACGCTTCCCCTCCCAGCTCCAGCGAGACGACCTCTATTTCATGTCCCTGGCATACAATCAAGCCATCGACGCTTGGAAGGAAAACGAAGTCCCCATAGGAGCCGTGGTCGCCTACCAAGGTGAAGCCATCGCAGCCGCGCACAACCAGGTCGAATCGACGAAAGA includes the following:
- a CDS encoding OmpA family protein, whose protein sequence is MLKKTILIASALLIAIAFSGCSKKPRRPNPLDTVMGQGYDSSSRDEGFNPVDLGSDAAAAGLTSRGNTDQWIDRAQRGVLPTVYFSFDSATISPDERGKVNQAAEYLRNNPGSNLVLEGHCDWRGTTEYNLALGDRRAKAVQNYLATLGISESRLQTLSQGDLQATEGASSAQMTQERKVELLVVD
- the xerD gene encoding site-specific tyrosine recombinase XerD, producing MASQLQDELDAFLAFLTLEKGLSENTLSNYQVDLEQFRLFLMEARKVRSWKEVSAGHVSDWIYSLSEADYSNASLCRKLSSLRSLDAFLLRDGCIRKSFTEIVSGPSLRRKAPYTLSIQEVERLISAPDETTPQGLRDVAILELFYSSGLRVSELTGLQLQQMDLEIGALKVFGKGSKERVCPIGRKAIAALERYLEVGRPQLVRAKTGSSVFISSRGSAISRKTIWVLIRKYASLAGIDKPVKPHMLRHSFATHLLSGGADLRVIQELLGHADISTTQIYTSVESERVRSAHDEFHPRSRGNMDTV
- the infA gene encoding translation initiation factor IF-1, translating into MADDVIQVEGKIVQVLPGTMFRVELENGHQVLAHISGKLRKHFIKITAGDLVKMEMSPYDLDKARIVYRLRNAAQNRNAPIRSFGPRRRK